cttttgttcttttttagttattaatttGTAGAATTACTGTACATTATGATCAGTATTactaagttgttttttttttttttttggtagtactCTGTACATTATGTTCAGTAGTACTAAGTTGTTTGTACATTATGTTCATCGGTTataagttgttgttgttgttaatgttgTCATAAATTAATgttattgtttgtttgattgCAGGGTTTGCAGATGAGTTGAAGAATGCGAGAAGGATAGGGACATTCAAGCAGTATATAGTGGGACGAAGCAGTGAAGCGACATTTGCAGATGCTTTTGAGAAACAGGAAGCTATACTTCGATATCTTGGAGGCTTTGATTCTACTGGAGATGTTGGTTTTTccatttgattcttttttttttcattttattttatataaattttatacataaaaaagaTTGTTTATTCAATCAAAAGAATGGCATAATCCAAGTACACAGGAAGTATACAATAGGTACACCCACGATTAAATTTACAATTGCAATGATCAGCCAAATCTAAAAgtttaggaaaagaaaacaagcTTGAAACATTCATCCATTCAAACAAGGATCTGTGGAGTGTCAACTTCAGATCCAATATAGTTCTTTCACTCCCtttgattcatttttttaaaatgcataTTTTGTGCTTACAGAAACATAGGAATGATATTACCACAATAAGTTTTGAAGTAGGTGTAagctaaattttcttttcattgtaCAAGGTGTAGCCATGGGCACAAGGAAGAAAAAGATACTACAATACAATAGAGATTCATAGGTGTATTAGTGCAAGATATTTGAACTTCACCgtgaaaaagaaaactcaaatgGGTGTAGTTCTGAAAATCATTGATTTATCTTGGATTTCTTGTGTTAAACAAAATAGACTCAAGCGTGTCTTGTTCTTATGGATTCCTTGgtattttaaattctaaatattaGGGAGGTTCTTGGTTTTTTTCTGGTCAGTTATGGAGATCCTTTCTCTTTATCTTAAAATAGAACATGTGTTTTTCCTTCTCAGAGCTTAGTATTTAGTATGCCACCAACACTTGAATATAGTCCATGAATTTCATTACATGTTCCTCTCAATACTAATGCCGAATGATTCTCTACTGCCAATATTTCCACCGTGGGACCTTTGACCAATTAAACTATGACTTATAGAGCTGAAAAAAACTACATTATTTGAAGAATACTGCTGAAGTATTTTCATCTAGGAAAGTCCTATAATGGTTCTTTATTTCTTTGGTGATTTTTTGGGGCAAATCTCCTCATTTTGGTTTTAGGTCTCTTGATGTGTAGAATATTCAAAGCAGTCAAAAACAAGAAGCAGCAAAGCATTGTAATTGCACGGTGGCAGATGTAGAGAATGCACTTGCGAAGTTTACATGGGCCAAAGAGGCACAAAAGAAGCTAGAGAAGttaaaagaagaagggaaaccTATGCCGAAGAACATTGCTGAGGTAGATTTCtcttggcttttttttttttttttttccttctgcCAAAGTGTTCTAGTTTTGTGGATTTGTAATGTTTCATGCATATGAATGATAGAAACCTCATTACCTGTCTACTAtttgtaaaattactaattgaGATGTCTAATTCTGTTTTAAGCTTATTTTAGATCAGGTAAACTTGAATAGTACACTTTTAAGCATTTGCATGGCAGTACATAAGTGTGTTATTGTATTCTAGTCTTTGGAGGGATGTATAGCACTTACTGTTTTCTGGTTAATTACCCACTTCCTTGACAAGGCATAGTTTTTTCTTGCACCTGTGGACAAAATAGTAGTCCCAGATTAGTGGCGTAGTATGTTTGcccctatttttttatttctaaagtAAGGATCTTGTTGATTGGGAATGGAAAAAGTGTACCCAAGAATATGGGATGTATAGTATATACATGGGATGCAACACTATGATTGATTCTATTAAATTGAGTGGATTTTTATATGTTGGCTGTATGAAGGATTTTACACAAAAATGAGGAAAAAGATGGGGGTGTGGGTGTAAGTCTATTTAATCCTTGATGGGATAAATTATGGTAAACCCTTTATGTAGGCTTCTccctctgtctctgtctctcttggTAGGGCCTATATCCTTTTTGATCACACACCCCTGTGCCATTTACTGCCCCAAGTCCATGCAGAACCAGTATAGAGTCACATTGTTTGGAACTCTGGGTTCTAATGTTGGATTGTATCACCTTGCAAAAGGACTCCCTTGATCCTGGTTTTTCACTGACCTCTGTATGTATATGCTACAAATACATGCATCGATTACCAGATTTACCTAAAGCCACTTGTACAATTGTCTAATTCTTTCTTCACTCTAGAGTCTAGATTATGTAGGCAGGTAAGACTGTAGGCATGCATATCTATACACCACTTGGTTGTGTAGAATGTAGAATACATGCATGTTAATTCCTTTCTGTTTGCTGGTTGAGGGGCTGGTTCAATTTTCTTGATCTTTCCTTAGAAATGCAAATTGAAAATACACTTATGATCATTTGTATGTTATGCTCTGTAGGTGCAAAAACTGATGGGTTCAACACCATTGGATATTGCCAGGTCTAATTTGGCCAAGAGTGGGCAAATCAGTAGAAATGCGCTATGCCCTTGTGGTTCCAAGAAGAGATACAAAaggtacactttttttttttttttttaatatttataagaCAAATGTTATATTTTATGTGCTTGAACTTTTAGTAATCTTTTCTACTCTTATATAATTTGGCTTGAAGCACAGTATATTTTACTGGCATATGGGATAGACTATCACAtaggttttttttcctttcacagtTCACCTGATTCTCTCATGAAAAATAATGCATATTattccttcaaatttttttacactataattattttaaaattttgtgaattgTAACTCTTTTCATGCTTGTAATTCTTCTGTAATAAATAGAAACCAAGTAATTTGACTTGATAAACACTTAATACTTTGGAATTCATGGCTTTCTATAGCTGAGTGTGCTGTTCATAAGTTGTCACAAGCTAGTTAATCAGCTGAGAAAAACTTGTGACTATCAAGGATAAGGGTTCATTTAACAGATAGTGTTTTGAGGTTGATAAGCACTTCATACTTTGGAATTCTTGGCTTTCTATAGCTGAGTGTGCTGTTCATAAGTTATCACAAGCTATTTAATCAGCTGAGAAAAACTTTTGGCTATCAAGGATCAGGGTTTGCACTAAACAGAAAATGTTTTGAGGtcattcacttttttttacttaaattgcCATAGTAAGTTATACAACTAGAGGTAGACCTCCCATAActttaaaaacctttttttctaCCATGGGTTGGACCTCAAACCTCTCCTTATGGAAGGTGAAAGAGGAACCACTCAATTCTCCCATAAGCTTAGTATGTTTTGTTATTTCCTGTCAGTATACTCATTTTCAGCTCGAGTTCCTCTTAAACTCAGTGATTAAAGTAATGGCAGCTGAATTCTGTTTCATAGGGCATATGTTCAAGTTTTTGTTGAAagataagaaataattttgtagCTTAGACATATTTTGTACCTCCTATTAATGTAGTGTCCAGAATGGGCTGCATGTCTACAACATGCATTCATTTAATGATTGATCAGCTTGTTCCTtcacgttttttatttttatttttatttttatgaaggTGCTGTGGGAAGGATTGATctgagaacaaaaaattttcagctAAAAGAATCCTATTCCAAATCTTGGAAATGAGAGGTGTGCAGAGCTAGTAGAATCAATTTGCTGTCTCAAATAATGTCTCGTTGAAGCCCTTTGCTTTATTTCAGTGAGCTGGACAATTTGGCCTGTAGACGAGATCCTCACACTGCTTGCAGGGAACTGATGATCAGATGGGTTTTTAACCTAATTGGTTGCCCTGCTTATTCATTTTTGTaatgaaattacaaatttgCTTATAGAATGCATAAAAACCTTATTCTTTAGTCTCGTGTCTCTTTATCTTTCTCTTAAGTTGACCGATCTGTTTGTGTCAGAGTGGGTGCGTGCACAGTTAATTTGTTTGGGATTGAGATCCGGTGCAATTCACTTCAAtcctctcacaattttttttttcttttttttactattttacttttactcattttttatattcaatggttgagatttaaAGTTGCTTTTTGCAACTTCAAATCTCAACTATTCATATCAATTGCATCAAGTAGGTATTGCACCTAATCTCAATCCGTTTATTTGTTCTGTTTTTCAATCATGTTTCAGCACTGACCCTCAAACCAGAAAATTATTGATTTCTTATTCATTAGATCCTTCCTGGATGTTCCATAATGGCTAGTCAATTTGGTAGAACTTGACCAACTATATACATAAAATGGTGGATGTTGCCAGCCACAAAGTAGAAAATGCTGAGAAAGCATTGATCAAAGTGATGGTGATTGGTGATGTGACCCTGTGACCATGACCCTAAAACATGAGCTGTTCATGACCAGAAACAAATGTTGATGAACGATGAGAATGTAATGTACCAGATACTTTCAGATATTGTGTGAAAGAAAATTAGATTATTTTCCATTCTCTTGTTTGTTTGAAGGCAATTAGGCTTCATACCTGTGTTTATTGAGAGCCATTAAGTTATAGAGTGGCCTTCCCCCCTCTTTATATCCCTTCTATCTTTATTCAGTAGTGATTCAGTACTCACCTTTTACCTAGTATTTGATCTCAAGAGTCAAGACCACGACTGTGATGCATAAATTTTGGCTTAAATGAGTTGTAGCCCTTCAGATTGGTGCATGTCAATACTTATTGCAATCTTAACTAATTAACAGAATCGATACACTTCAACATTTATCAATCTTTTGATAGGTAAGATACATGCACACAATGGGTCTCAGAGCCAAGGCCAAACCTTCCATCTAGAACCGATAAGAGAAGGAGGTGCTAGttaagctagagctcattgacAATTCATCAATCttagactaaatttttttatttttagggggGAGGGGTTTGGACTAACATTGAAAAACCTCTAAGCTATAATCATGATATGAACAGTACCGGGTTAACTTGGCTAAGCCCGAGTGTGATTTGTTAACAAGCTTGAAAATCGGTTGGAATTGGTTCGAGCTGAACCTGTGCTTGAATTTATCAAACATGACCTAGTCAAGCTTGAAAGCTACTACTGCTTGGCATGGCTTCTTTACACACTTACAAGGATATAATTGCACTGCTTTAGTTAGTGCTTCTTTAATTTATCTTTGATAAAATTTGAGGCCAAAACCATACTCAGCTTCTAGGCAGAGTTGTAGTTTTTTAAAGGTGGAATATTCTATATTCAGATGCGAGTTGTTCGGCCTTTTAAGTTTGAAAATCCACATTGGATAATAACCTCAAATTGAGTGGATAATATACCATAACTTGGTCCAGACCCATAAACTTAAGTTTTTGAGTTAAGTAATACTTTTATATGTTTTGTGTTAAGTTAATTCTTGTTATCTCTCCCCATATGATAATTTGAAACATTTAATAAAAGTAGTTCAACCCACACAAAATAATAGTTAGTGCAATCCATTGTACTCCAACCAAATCAAGTGGTgttcatataaaaaagaaaaagaaaataaaagacatgaAGTAATTATCTGGGAATAGTATAAAATGAAGTTGATAAGGATAGTTCCCCTCCCCATGCGGGAATGTTTCAGATAAAGTatggagaaagaagaaaaaaaaagcatttggctattatgtttcttttcatatttgTAGACTATAGTCATTGATGATGTAAATGTGGGTTTTTGTGGTTCTTTTATTATGGACCCATAATGTGAATGTGATGGATCAATTTTTAGACACGAGGAAGCTCTTATTCTTACCCTAATTAAATGGAAATTGGCTCATTAAGTTATTATTCACTATTTTGGAGTTAAGAGTTTGAGAGTAGTCTTTTCTCTCCACACACCCTCCTTTCCCTTCTATAGCCACCATCAAGTACAAGGGATTCAAAGCTGTAGTGGAGGGTTCATGTAATGGGAGGTTTGCTCTTAACCTAAACTTTTGCATATGCTATGAAATTGAAATGAGTATATGTATATAGAATAAAATCTAACAATAGGCCAAGGAGATTCCTCTAAATTGGtttaaagaaattttctttttcttttctagtatCAAGAGAAAATCTTGAATAACaaactttctaaaaaagaatgatattaaaaaaaaaaaaaaaaaaaaaaaaaaaaaaaaaacacaatcctCCTTCGAGATATAAGTACCTGTTGGTGACCTCCAAAAGTATGCAAAAATGACAATACACCCCTTGAgctttgtaattttgtaatacTAACAACAAATATGATGAAATTACCATTTTATCCTTGATTTACTTGATTAAGCAATTCAATTAACTTAGTTTTTGGGTAAATTGTGTAACTCAATAACAAAATAGGCTTTTCATCAATAAGCCAAGGGAGAGATAAGAATATTATCACTTAATGAAGGGCATGCATGAATTTAGTCAACAACATTAGAGTTATTTATAAAGGGAAAGTAAGAATATCAAATTAGTTTTCAACAACATTAGAGTTATTTATAAAGGGAAAGTAAGAATATCAAATTAGTTTTAATGTTCATCACAAAGTTCAAGGAGATGACTGTCATTTTGCAAAAATTATGTAGGTCATTGTCATTTCCTTATACCTGGAGGAAGATTGTTTTAAttatcccttaaaaaaaaaaaaataaagagtaaatACAATACTTTTTGATATATAGCTTTTGGTGCGATGGTGATGGGAGGGGTAAGGGTTGGAGTTTAATTGTTCAGgaaggagcttcacacacatatacacttaaattaggttaaaatataatttctatcttgtatatataggggtgttcaccaaactACATAAATCGCACCAAAACCGCTCGTAAAATTGCATAACCGCACTGCAAGTAACAATATACCGCACCGCACTGCAAGTAACAATACGCCGCACCGCACTGCACCACATGGTACAGTGCGGTTTGcgattttataataagaaaaccgcacaaaccgcaccgcaccgcaccctctctatatattaatatatttatttatttttaatattaaatatattattaattgtttaataaccctagttttccaaaaaaaaaaaaaaaaattgataatcctagcaagtgttgacaagaaaaacaaacccaaaaaaaagaaaaactaattaaataatttaaaacttggcaaaaaaaaaaaaggaaaaattagttttgggacGGGTAGGAAAtgcttaaaatttgaaaaatataccaacTTCAAACCTCATCTTATATATAGCATCGCACATGTGACCGCGAAAATGAGGTGTGGTGCGGTTATGATTTTGGTTAAACTCTAAACCGCACCACACCTCACATGTGACAGCAAAAATAAGGTACAGTGCAGTTATGATTTTAGTTAAACCGCACCGCAAAGTGCGGTgctaaaaatgacccaaaacaGTACCGCACCGCAACTGCAAACactcctctatatatatatatatatatatatataaagaaaaaaaaaaaaaggttatcttttatattttctagaATCATACATGGCCCATGTTAGAAAATTCTGTCAGCAAAAAATGAATAttaacaatcaaatttttgtttttaaatattgaaGATGTGATAAAATctaatcaatttattttaaaatataattttaagaattttacaGTTGAATTACCCTAAGgacttaaaatatatatcataaaataaataaaattaaacccCGTATATatcataataatttaataagtgATGTACAAACTCGTCCCTTCCAAATGATCAAAGGACAAAGGCCAACCTTTCACACTTGAAGAAGACAAAATTCTTTAACTAACATTCTGATTTGACAAAGAGGTTTGTGACTGTCACAGTCTcgtataaaaaaaatcataattattcCATAATCAGGCTAAACGCcatcttaaaaaatattatgactgTCATGGATTCTTGACTTTTGGAATGATCCCTTATATGTGGAGGGTGAGAAATATAGAAGTCTTGATTAtattgactatttttttttctttataattcaaattaacatagtcatttatatatgttataatcctcttttcttcctctaaaaaaaagtattataattctctttgaaattattttttattttcatatgagtgatggttaattattatttatttttagtggaCTAACAGAGTATTTATTGTTTTGAAAGAACTAACAAAGTAGTTACTAATTTCTATATTTgtaatttcctcaaaaaaaaatgttcatgttTGTTAGAAACATATCTTGGGTTATTTTATATCAGCTTTTGACATTTGTCGACTTGTCACCAATTAAACCAAAAGTTAATATTAAACAGTCTATTATATACTAATTAATACTAAAGTTTCTGCTATCCATGTTTAGCTTTGGGTCCCTTGGAATTAATACTAAAGTTTCTAATTCAGTGACTGAATATGTACCTCATACCATGATATATACATTGTCTTCATCAGCGGAAAAAGAGAGATACGGTAATATTCTCCAATGCACTATAAAGAGAGCAAAGAGCACCAAATAATTAACTCATCAGAGATGGCAAAATTCTCTACTTTGTGTTTGCTGCTTATCATCCTCGTGATCATCTGCGgtaaatatttcaaatttaatttgttgATTAATCCATTTTACTCTATTTGATCTACTTTGATTTGCTTTGTTAATCCAACATAAGGCATAAGTGGTTCGTGAGTTTGCTTATTTTTGTACTTACATCATCATGAATATATGGTCTTTGGCTCTCTTAGTGAAACCATGCAAGTCACATATCTCATGTGCTTCTACATTAATTTTGGCTTCTCACTTGTAAGAAAAATATGTAGCCGTAAAAGAAAGTAGccagtttctttctttttgatacGAATACTgaaatttcattcatttttacaTCATTTGATAGAACATATTCTAAAAAAACAAGGGTTTTTGGTAAAGCCTATTGGTATGATcctatgtattttttttctttttttgcggccgaaaaaaatagtgtttCACAAATTCTGAACAGAATGACCCTTAATTTACTTCAGCTCCAAATCTTTAACTTCTCTTGTCACTTAAAATGTTAGTGAACCTTCATtcataaaagataaataaaaattgttacgTACTGAAAGTCTGAAACACccatttcttttcatttatacTATGCTATAgctctaaaataaaattcaagatCTACTGGCCACATCATCCTACTTTAAACTAGCTCTATATACAAAAATTAAcgacaaatcaaacaaaataacaGTAACAATTAAATTACGTTAGTATTATccaattaaaatgaaattttgatttgattatAATCAAATATCAAGTCAATTAATTATTGTGACCTAAGTGAGTGATCCCTTCATTTGGTGCTGATATACATGTAGCAAAGCACAAAGTTACAAGTTTAATTAATGGAGAGAAtccaaaataaaagataaaaaaaattatctatatatattgttatcACAACATTTTTAGAGGTCATAGCTAGAGTCATAATTTTGCTTCAGTGATTGATGAAGTGCAATTCTGAATTTGTGGACAGATGATAGAATGGTGCAAATGGCAGAAGCAAAAGACTGCCACAAAGTTTGGAACTGCAAGGGAGATAACCATTGCTGGGAAGACTGTAAAAATCGATACAGTGGAAAAGGAATGTGTGACTTATACACAGCACCTGGTGTTCCCAAGCAGTGCTTTTGTGCATACAAATGCTGATGTGTCACGTTTCCatcttaattaattattgtaCTTAAACCCAAGGAGAAACTTATcgataattatataaaataatgaaaagctTTCGTAGATTATATGTTACCATCCATGTGTTAGGAAGATAATGTTATATTACTGTTTAATTTATAATTGGTGCTATGTTTTGTTGTTGTACACTTGACATATTGCTTTATGACAATGTAAATATTTAACGGTAATCTTTTTTAGCAGAAGATTAGATAATGGCACCCAAATGAATGACAGAATGGCTTTGTTCAACAAAAAGATTTgttcgttttttgtttttttttttgggtatatagtccaagaaaaatgttaaagtaGTTAATGTGGAAAACGAGATGAATTAAATTACACAGAAAATTACAATCTATATCTTTGTGATTTATTAGTCCTTCCAATTCAGTCAATGAATTTTCATTTGTTATATTCAACCCCTTAAAATTAAgaagactaaaatgaaattGCTAGGGTTAATTGTGACTAAATTGTGATTGGACCAAACCAAATGGGGTCAATTGTTTGTCCAATAAATGCAAAATCCGTTAATTTAGACAAACCCCTAATAGTTTcattttaatctaaattttagggagtaaaatGTAGCAATTAAAAGTTTTGGATTTAAATTATGATGATAAAGTCAAACTATGGGAGGGAAATTGCAATAATCCTAAATTAGATTAATGAAAAGGTGGACTTAGAAATGATAATAGGGTGAGGCGGGGTTGGAGGGCGTTGTAACCCTACCCTTAATTTAGTTTTGAAGCAGACCTAAGGAATCTATGGATTTGATTATTTGGGTATTAACTATTAACCCATTAGAAACTGGGTCAAGTGTGAGATTCATGGATTTCTAATAAGTCAATtcacttttgtaatttttaataaaaagattctATATTATTTGAAAAGATATATTATAATTCCGTAGCCATGCAGACATTgacattaacaaaaattaaaagaaggatcaataacacttattttttaaatttaaaggaTCAATATCAATATCACTTCTTGTTGTTTTTGGAAGCAAAGCTCTGCATTGATTAATAACAATATAAGGAAGACTATTACTTCATAATTAATATAAGAAAAGACTATTACTTCATAATTAACAATAAGATAAGGAAGGACTATAACTTCATAATCCACAAGGATCAatgagtaattcttaggtactcctGAAGTACGAAGAATTGTACTCTCTCATCTTACATTCATGATAGAgtccactcattaaattcattatGGGGTctaccatgaatgtgagagaagGAAGCATCATTTTTCCGTGTTTCGAAAATACTTAAGAATTTTTCAGgatcctttcaaaaaaaaaaaaaagaatttttcaagATCAATCATCAATAGCATTGATTAATAAcactcattttcttttctttttttgttggaaataaaGCCCtgcattaattaataataatattaggaAATAGTATAACttcataattaataataatataaggtAGGGCTATTACTTcatatataattaatgaaatggGTTTAACTTCACAAGagttacatatttttaattttttagaccATTGATTTGTATTAGATTTAAGGGTGGAAAAACACTAGAATATAGTGTGTTATTATTAATGTTCTCtataaattagtaatttaagtcattaaaaaaaattgcattaattCTCCACTCTCCACGTCATCATCTTCTTCCCCTCTTCCTAGAGATAAGCTTAATATTCCCCATGACATGGACTCTCTCTTCGTCAATCTCCATCGAGGCTTATAGTTATGTAAAAGTTTGCATTACCTTACAAGGTCAAAATCTGTTTCATTAAAAgcattcaaaatatttaaaactcTTTTCATAGCACTCAAAAACCTCAAGCTGGCCCTTAGTTAGAACACTCCCAGATTCAACTTAATATTACTTTTGTtgtatattttagaaatcatgACATGTTGATCTTCTgaatttggcaaaaataaatcaaaaaaaaaaaattatcaatttgtcTTCTTCTCTGGGTTCACGTTTAAGAATAGAGAGAGAAGCTagcaattaaaattttgatttggggTTTGATGAATCTATTTCTgaaccgagagagagagagagagagagagagattttgggTCTATTGAATCCATTTGGAGAATTAATGCcgctttttatttaataagaaaaGTTAATGCCTTAAATTACTATTTCTAGAGAACATTAATAATATGATTATGAGTCTTTTTTCACCCTTAGATCCaatacaaattaattatttaaaaattgagtaacttttataaaattacactaggtgtaacttgaatatATCTCATAATTAATACTAACAATATAAGGAAGGACTATTacttcaaaattaatttgttgcttcaTTACATGAAATATGGCTTTGTTGGAAATAAGATTGGTACCCAAGTGCCCTAAAGGAGTATAGAATTGCATAATCCTTGTACATCGACTCAAGGATGGCAAAACTCTCTACCTTTTGCTATGTTCTTCTTCTCCTAATGATCAGCTGTGGTAAatacttcaaaatttataattttatgatttatttctctcttttatgtgatgtatttgattttctttgtaaATCCAAAATAGGCTAGGTGGTTGGTGGCTAGGTTTTTATATCCATTTCTCCCTTTTTAGAGATCAGCTTCGGAATATGTGTCAAACATTTCTTGTTCATTCATTTCTCCTTTTTATACGATTTATTTGATTTCCTTTGTAATTGTATATACATTATTTGGGtatgatttttatcttttgggATTTGAAACTAA
This genomic stretch from Quercus lobata isolate SW786 chromosome 3, ValleyOak3.0 Primary Assembly, whole genome shotgun sequence harbors:
- the LOC115979635 gene encoding putative defensin-like protein 184; this translates as MAKFSTLCLLLIILVIICDDRMVQMAEAKDCHKVWNCKGDNHCWEDCKNRYSGKGMCDLYTAPGVPKQCFCAYKC
- the LOC115979395 gene encoding uncharacterized protein LOC115979395; protein product: MPSSRILTNKFPTTFSFFTSSSSSSTLNYRHLTPSQHRSISSTSQLHNSWVDKIKGAFTGQKQKTTTGPEGGPQISSEAFTLLRFADELKNARRIGTFKQYIVGRSSEATFADAFEKQEAILRYLGGFDSTGDNIQSSQKQEAAKHCNCTVADVENALAKFTWAKEAQKKLEKLKEEGKPMPKNIAEVQKLMGSTPLDIARSNLAKSGQISRNALCPCGSKKRYKRCCGKD